In Carya illinoinensis cultivar Pawnee chromosome 10, C.illinoinensisPawnee_v1, whole genome shotgun sequence, one DNA window encodes the following:
- the LOC122278362 gene encoding uncharacterized protein LOC122278362, with translation MDPEEVIELFDYYWFGPKIFKKQHPNLQNSSDFEANTDYGIQENPRKPEISRVPILHRRSLSDQLSSKAGFNCGSVSPDTVLLSPKLRTILSGKEITEPEKIKTTDLQVSSKKKVTGSRKKRGETKSLSALEFEELKGFMDLGFVFSEEDRNSSLASVVPGLQRFGKKDEEEDAVDESATSRPYLSEAWEVLDRRKSQNPLMNWKITALSDDIDMKNNLKWWAHTVASTVR, from the coding sequence ATGGACCCAGAGGAGGTCATCGAGCTCTTTGATTATTACTGGTTCGGCCCCAAAATCTTCAAGAAACAACACCCAAATCTACAGAATTCGTCGGACTTCGAAGCAAATACAGATTATGGAATTCAAGAAAACCCGCGAAAACCAGAGATTTCTCGCGTTCCAATCCTCCATAGAAGGTCCCTGAGTGACCAACTGAGCTCCAAAGCAGGCTTCAATTGCGGCTCTGTGTCACCAGATACAGTCCTCCTCTCACCAAAGCTCCGTACCATCCTTTCCGGAAAAGAAATTACGGAACCGGAGAAAATTAAAACAACAGATCTTCAAGTATCGTCCAAGAAGAAGGTCACAGGTAGTAGAAAGAAGAGAGGCGAAACCAAGAGCCTGTCTGCCCTTGAATTTGAAGAGCTAAAAGGGTTTATGGATCTGGGTTTTGTTTTCTCAGAAGAAGATAGGAATTCAAGCTTGGCTTCGGTCGTTCCTGGGTTGCAAAGATTTGGGAAGAAAGATGAGGAAGAAGATGCTGTTGATGAATCTGCAACTTCAAGGCCTTATCTTTCTGAAGCTTGGGAGGTTTTGGATAGAAGAAAGTCACAGAACCCGTTGATGAATTGGAAAATTACTGCCTTGAGCGATGACATTGACATGAAAAATAATCTGAAATGGTGGGCTCACACCGTTGCTTCCACTGTCAGATGA